One Vicia villosa cultivar HV-30 ecotype Madison, WI linkage group LG5, Vvil1.0, whole genome shotgun sequence genomic window, TAGATGTACCCATTTAAAAAAGCACTTTTTACTTTCATCTAAAAAAGTTTGAAGTTCACGATGCGCAAAAAAGATAATAGCATCTTTATGACCTCTAATCTAGCTACATGGGCATAGGTTTCACTAAAATCTATTCCCTCATCTTGATTGTAACCCTACATAACAAGTCTAGCTTTATTTTTTACAATATTTCCATCTTAGTTCAGCTTGTTGCAAAAGACCCAACAGGTACCAATTACTTGATTAGTTGAAGCTTTGGGAACGACTCCCCAAACGATGTTTCGTTCAAATTGATTTAATTACTCTTGCATGACAAGATACCAATGTTCATCGATGATAGCCTCGTCCATTCCCTTTGGATCAATTGCAAAACAAAGACCACAAAGTTACATACCTTGTTAATGGAGTGTCGAGTGGTAACTCCCTTAGAGATATCTCCAATAACATTCTGAATGGGATGATCCTTGGTCACACTCTAGTGTATCGGAAGATCATGATGATTTGAAGGAGTATCTTTGTTTGGATATTGAACAGGTTCTTGATCTGAGACTTGCTTTTGACTTTGACCTTGTTCTACATGTTGATGATTTTCTTACAGATTTTATTTTTTCCAGAAAACACGCACAATCAAAAACTTATACTTCTAATAGTTTAGGTTTAGTTTCATAAAAAGTAGCATGAATAGATTATTCAGATGCAAATTGGGCATGAGGTTTATCCAACAGACGACCTACATATGGATATTGTTTTCTTATTAAAGGCAATTCGATCTCATGGAAAACTATGAAGTAAAATGTTGTTGCCATATCCAATGCAAGGATTGAGTATTAAGCTATAATGCTTACTACACGTGAGCTCATATGAATCAACCATCTTCTTCATAAGTTACACTATTGTAAAATAGACAATGTGAGGAATTTTTTGACAACCAAGTTTCACTACACATTGCCTATAATCCAGTCTTTCATGGACAAATAAATCATATTGAGATCGATTGTCACTATATTCGTAAAAAGATTATGTCTAGCGAGATTTTTACTTCTTTTGTTGGTTCTAATGATCAACAAAATCTCTTCTGAGGACTAAAGATCACTTACATATGTAACAAGTTTGATGCATACCATTAGTATGTATGCTCTAGCTGCTTGAAAGTGAGCGTTGAGATATGCatgataaatattattattgattGAGATATTATTTCCATATTAAAGATTCTTAATTATGCAATGTTTAGTCCCTATTATCATGAGATTTGGTTGAGCTTAAAATCTTATTCTCAATTCTCACGGTTTGCGGTTAGCTACATAAACAAGATTAGTGGTTCATTCTGTCATGGTGTCATGCTAAAAtagaattttcttttctttttataaacaATGCAAAACATGGTTGTAGTATATTGTAGTATTGTGTCTCAAATAAGTCATGAACCTTTTTGACAGAAGAGAGTGAGATGACACAATTACAAACATCATTATTTAACTAAAAGTCATGTTTGCATATGAAATGAAAGTGATGTTTTGAGAACTAAGGTTGTTTTTGCTTTTAAAAACAAAAAGCATGAAAAACAGTGGTTATCATGAAACAAAATTAGGTCCACCAAACATGGGATGTACACTTGTTAAATTTTGATATGCTAATGTCACTTCCATTTGGAACTGTTAATTAATTTTCACATATAAATTTTGCATCTTTATGAATATTAAACAAGTGGAGCAACAAATATAACTTCATCTTATCTGTAAtccaatttcaatttattttgtttgtttcatAAATCAAATTCAGACACAGTTGAGCAACGTGGTTCACTGCATAGATGTATCTTTTCCCACTTGTTGTTCCCTTTTGACGTAAGATGGATTTAATATAAACAACTATTGTAGACAACTTTACTATTTGAAAGAACAAAGAATAAAGAGAATAGCATCTTTACTTGTTTTTTAGAAGGAAAAAAGCAAGTTTGTATAGTGAGAATAGTTTCTTGAATTTCATCACATGTTTGGAGTGTTTATGGTGTGGGGTAGCACTAGCATAGCACTACACTAATAATAATGTGAGTGTGTTAGTGAAAGATTAAGAAAGGTAAAGTTTGATTTGAAGAAGGAAAAGGAAAGAAGATGGGAATAGAGGAGTTGGATTATGTGATGGTGCCTGTTGGTATCATGGTGTTGTTAATGTATCATGTTTGGCTTCTCTATGCTATAATCCGCCAGCCATCTAGCACTGTTATTGGTTTGAATGCTCAGACTCGTCACCAATGGATTCTTTTCATGATGTCTGTCAGTAATCCTTCTCTCTATTTCTTTCTCTGATTGCTTATATTTGTCGGTTGACGATGTCTTTAGGTATTTTGCGTGTTCACGCAGTCAACACATCACTAGTCCTTAGGTCGAGATCAGATCTAGACTGTCTGATCTCGATTCAGTGATTACCAATGTGATCACTGTGTGACATTGTTGACTGCAGACAATCTAAACTTATGTTCGGTTTGAGTTTCATTTTCTTAGACATATCTAAGTTCGCGCGTGTTTGAATTGACAGGGAATTTGATAGAATTAGAACGCTTCGAATTAGTTTATGGACACAAAATATGGATTCAAATATGCACTAATGAAGTTGTTTTCATAACAATCTCTATTGTTTGTATATGTTGTTTTCAGGATCCATTAAAAAATGGTGTTTTGGCGGTTCAAACGATTCGCAACAATATAATGGCATCAACTCTTCTAGCTACAACAGCAATCACACTAAGTTCACTCATTGGAGTTTTTGCAAGCAATATTTCAGAAACCAACCTAGTTTATGGCAACAAAACATCCTTAAACTCATCGATAAAACGGCTTTCGATCTCACTATGTTTCCTCGTCGCGTTTCTATGTAATATGCAATCAATAAGATACTATGCACATGTGAGTTTCTTAATCACTACACCTACAATCAATGGCAAAAAGGATTTCATTGAATATGTAGCGAGAACGTTGAACCGCGGAAGCTATTCGTGGTCTCTTGGCTTAAGGGCTTTCTACTTGTCAATTCCTCTTGTCCTATGGATTTATGGTCCCATACCTATGTTTGTTTGTTCTTGCTTCACAtcatttcttttgtattttttggataCAACTACTCAGATCACAAGAGATCTTCACAATAGGTCGTTTAGAGAGAAGGAAAGTAGTACTACTCAGGAAGTGGATGCAGCAGCATAGGTCCATGTTTAGATATCTAATTACTGTTATTCAACTTGATAGTAACTATTAACTATGATAATTTTCATCTGTATTGTTAAAATTATGATACTGCGAAGGAAGTGTTAAATGTGTTTGAACACCTTCTTCGTCGTATAAGTTAGCATTTTGGAATTTAGATTCAAAGATATTTAAGATTTGCAATAGCTTGGTATGAAAATTGGATTTTGCAGCCAATACTATACTGAAGTTGTATGCTCTGACACCCTCATTCCTTATATATTTATTGACAGTACACTATTCTATGATGTTTATCGATAACATGCCTTATATATTGGGTGTGTTTTTCTTAAATCGTCCTGTTTAGGTTTATACAATTCTGCTAAAATCTCAAAATATGGGACGGACAAAATAGAGGAAGTGGGCCATAATTCTTAATTCGGTCGGCCAAAAAACGGGGCGGGTTTGACGGACTTCGTCACCCTAAAACTTAAAAGTGATAAAAATTGGGCGGACAAGAAATCTTGCCTCGACCCACCAAAATTGGTAGGCTAAATGAGCAGTCTCAACCCATTTTCCACCCCTAGTTGGATAGGACTATAGGAGGTATGACTCCATCAATAGCCTTTTATtttgtaaatcaaatattttctgctTTCAACTGCATAGACTAATTCTTCGAAATCAACATATATGATTGAGCTGAGAGAAACATGAATCATCCCATGTATAACACTATCATTTTTCTGCAAGGTCAATACTATGGGACAAACAACCTTTAAAGCCGTTTCAAGTAATGTGGTAAAAAATGAGAAACTGTGTTTCGGAAATCAACATGTTTTCATATCATTTACATTTGACACTTTTAGTTTCTTAATATCAGATACGGTGGATTTTTTACAAAGAGTTCAAAGGTTCATGCATAACAACGTTGTGTTTCATAAATCAATGAAAATACATTCAAAAAATAATAGCATCGCAGTTTGTTGCACTATTTAGCTTCTATTCCAATATATACTTGATCATATTatacttaaaaaaaatcattgaatGACACATTATGAAAATAACAAATCAAATTTCATCATATCAAGGCATATCCAAAAGGTATGTAATGAGGATAGTTGAACTTCATAAACATGAGT contains:
- the LOC131608207 gene encoding uncharacterized protein LOC131608207 encodes the protein MGIEELDYVMVPVGIMVLLMYHVWLLYAIIRQPSSTVIGLNAQTRHQWILFMMSDPLKNGVLAVQTIRNNIMASTLLATTAITLSSLIGVFASNISETNLVYGNKTSLNSSIKRLSISLCFLVAFLCNMQSIRYYAHVSFLITTPTINGKKDFIEYVARTLNRGSYSWSLGLRAFYLSIPLVLWIYGPIPMFVCSCFTSFLLYFLDTTTQITRDLHNRSFREKESSTTQEVDAAA